The Crocinitomicaceae bacterium genome includes a region encoding these proteins:
- a CDS encoding S9 family peptidase, producing the protein MNARKFLLFTLTLLAGTTFAQSTSNRLPQDRLTEDLLWKLKRIGEIAVSPDYSTVAFTLREYNVAENSSESNIYLVPVAGGIISQLTTTKGTEYNITWAKDGKSIFYIAKAEQGMNIFSISTDGKITQQVSFIADGISGYKLSADQTLLVYSKDVKTEKYTGAEIHTDMPESNVRIYEDLMYRHWSEWEDGIRSHVFFSPLVDGKVQAEGTDIMSGEIFDCPLKPMGGIEHFTISPDNKTILYVCKKFSGKEFATSTNSDIYAYDIAAKTTTNLSEGMKGYDVDPAYAADGSKIAWLSMKTDGYEADKNDIVVYDLTTKQITNLTAGFDLTVSAFCWSPKGDKMYFKSVTEATFQLFEYDMKSKQSKQLTTGDHDYTSISFAGDYLIGGRQNMNHPLDIYKVSLKKGEQTAITDVNKEIYDKIKTGPIEKRWITTTDGKKELVWIIYPPDFDKTKKYPALLYCQGGPQSAVSQFFSYRWNFQLMAAHGYIVIAPNRRGLPGFGQEWNDAIREDWGGQPIEDYLAAVDEMKKEPYINADKIGAVGASYGGYSVYYLAGVHENRFKCFISHCGLFNLESWYGTTEELFFANSDIGGEYYNVKLTQEYIDNSPHRKVENWNTPMLIFHGEQDFRVPLNQGLEAFQALQLKGIESKLILFPDENHFVLQPQNAIIWHREFYAWLDKHLK; encoded by the coding sequence ATGAACGCGAGAAAATTTTTGCTATTTACATTAACCCTTTTAGCAGGGACAACATTTGCGCAAAGTACATCAAACCGATTGCCACAAGACAGACTAACGGAAGACTTGCTGTGGAAATTAAAACGCATAGGTGAGATTGCTGTTTCACCTGATTACTCTACCGTGGCGTTTACCTTGCGCGAATATAACGTGGCAGAAAATTCATCAGAAAGCAATATTTATTTGGTACCCGTTGCGGGTGGAATCATTAGTCAACTTACAACTACAAAAGGCACTGAGTACAATATTACCTGGGCTAAAGACGGCAAATCAATTTTCTATATTGCAAAAGCTGAACAGGGAATGAATATTTTTTCAATTAGTACAGATGGCAAGATAACACAACAAGTTTCATTCATTGCTGACGGAATAAGCGGTTATAAATTATCAGCAGATCAAACCTTGCTGGTGTATTCAAAAGATGTAAAAACAGAAAAATACACGGGTGCAGAAATACATACGGACATGCCTGAATCAAACGTGCGTATTTATGAAGATTTGATGTACCGCCATTGGAGTGAGTGGGAGGACGGCATAAGATCACATGTGTTTTTTTCACCCTTAGTAGATGGTAAAGTTCAGGCAGAAGGGACCGATATAATGAGCGGTGAAATTTTTGATTGTCCGCTAAAACCTATGGGCGGAATTGAACATTTTACTATTTCACCTGACAACAAAACTATTTTGTATGTGTGCAAAAAATTTTCAGGAAAAGAATTTGCTACCAGTACCAACTCTGACATTTACGCCTATGACATTGCAGCAAAAACTACCACTAATTTATCAGAAGGCATGAAAGGCTATGATGTTGACCCTGCCTACGCTGCCGACGGCTCTAAAATTGCTTGGCTGAGCATGAAAACAGATGGTTATGAAGCTGATAAAAATGATATTGTAGTATATGATTTAACTACTAAACAAATTACCAATTTAACTGCCGGTTTTGATTTAACAGTGAGTGCTTTTTGCTGGTCACCTAAGGGAGATAAAATGTATTTCAAATCAGTAACTGAAGCAACATTTCAGTTATTTGAATATGATATGAAATCAAAACAATCAAAACAACTTACCACCGGAGATCATGACTATACCTCAATTTCATTTGCCGGTGATTATTTAATTGGCGGAAGACAAAACATGAATCATCCATTGGATATTTACAAAGTATCATTGAAAAAAGGTGAACAAACAGCCATTACCGATGTGAACAAAGAAATTTATGACAAGATAAAAACCGGACCTATAGAAAAAAGATGGATAACCACCACCGATGGAAAAAAAGAATTGGTGTGGATTATTTATCCGCCAGATTTTGATAAAACAAAAAAATATCCGGCATTACTTTATTGCCAGGGTGGACCACAAAGTGCGGTGTCACAATTTTTTTCATACCGTTGGAATTTTCAGTTAATGGCTGCACATGGTTATATTGTCATTGCACCAAACCGGAGAGGCTTGCCGGGATTTGGACAAGAGTGGAACGACGCCATACGTGAAGACTGGGGAGGACAACCTATTGAAGATTATTTGGCAGCGGTAGATGAAATGAAAAAAGAACCCTATATCAATGCAGATAAAATTGGTGCCGTTGGTGCAAGTTATGGAGGTTACTCAGTTTACTATCTTGCAGGCGTGCATGAAAACCGTTTCAAGTGTTTTATATCTCACTGCGGATTATTCAATTTAGAAAGTTGGTATGGTACAACTGAAGAATTATTTTTTGCAAACAGTGATATTGGTGGTGAATATTATAATGTGAAATTGACACAAGAATATATTGACAATTCACCTCACCGCAAAGTAGAAAACTGGAACACGCCTATGCTAATTTTTCATGGTGAGCAAGACTTTCGTGTTCCGCTTAACCAAGGCCTTGAAGCCTTTCAGGCATTGCAACTCAAAGGCATTGAAAGTAAACTCATTTTGTTTCCGGATGAAAATCACTTTGTATTGCAACCGCAAAATGCCATCATTTGGCATCGTGAATTTTATGCGTGGTTAGATAAGCACTTGAAATAG
- a CDS encoding ABC transporter permease has protein sequence MNASFFIAKRYLFSKKTHNAINIISTISVVGIAISTMALVIVLSAFNGLEHFVMEINSAYEQDIRIESVKTKSFSRDYVPPTIYEVDGLVNSTEVIEEIVILKNEEQFIIGLMKGVEPPFIAMSEMEDHLQDGEALLEDEFGELGIIGVGALINLAGYITQQDIPYDVITIYVPNKNEKIKTGSIDGFTTSKISIAGAFAFNNRVDESVLVVPLAFAEEVLNFNNEISAIEMQFEEGTDLESKKLELSALLGKGFKVRTHFEQNQLIYQTSQMEKWLIVLFLTFIFFMVTFTLVSSITMLVLEKRNNLQTIRAMGATKIQLVRIFFYEGLLINFFGLALGLGLGYGICFLQQTFGFVMLDEELQEIFPVYFELTDLILILSITCVLGALVSYLPSKFLIRQVVE, from the coding sequence ATGAACGCCTCATTTTTCATAGCCAAACGTTACCTGTTTTCAAAGAAAACGCACAATGCCATTAATATTATTTCAACCATATCAGTGGTGGGCATTGCTATTTCAACTATGGCACTAGTTATAGTGCTGTCAGCCTTTAACGGACTTGAACATTTTGTGATGGAGATTAACAGTGCGTATGAGCAGGATATACGCATTGAATCAGTCAAAACAAAAAGCTTTAGCCGTGATTACGTTCCGCCTACAATTTATGAAGTGGATGGTTTAGTTAACAGCACAGAGGTGATTGAAGAAATTGTGATTCTTAAAAATGAAGAGCAATTTATTATTGGCTTGATGAAAGGTGTTGAACCGCCTTTTATTGCAATGAGTGAAATGGAAGATCACTTGCAAGATGGGGAAGCTTTGTTGGAAGATGAATTTGGAGAATTGGGCATAATTGGTGTTGGCGCTTTGATAAATTTAGCCGGTTACATTACTCAACAAGATATACCGTATGATGTAATTACCATTTATGTACCTAACAAAAATGAAAAAATAAAAACCGGAAGTATTGATGGATTTACGACATCAAAAATTTCAATTGCCGGTGCATTTGCGTTTAATAACCGTGTTGATGAAAGTGTGCTGGTGGTTCCGCTGGCTTTTGCTGAAGAGGTGCTAAACTTTAATAATGAAATTAGCGCAATTGAAATGCAGTTTGAAGAGGGAACTGACCTGGAGTCAAAAAAATTAGAACTGTCAGCCTTACTAGGTAAAGGATTTAAAGTGCGTACGCATTTTGAACAAAACCAATTGATTTACCAAACCAGCCAGATGGAAAAATGGTTGATTGTTTTGTTTTTGACTTTTATATTTTTTATGGTAACGTTTACTTTGGTTTCATCCATCACAATGCTGGTGCTTGAGAAGAGAAATAATTTACAAACCATAAGGGCCATGGGCGCTACAAAAATTCAGTTAGTGCGCATATTTTTTTATGAAGGATTATTGATAAACTTTTTTGGGCTGGCACTGGGGCTAGGACTTGGTTATGGTATTTGTTTTTTACAACAAACATTTGGCTTTGTTATGTTGGATGAAGAATTGCAAGAAATTTTTCCGGTTTATTTTGAACTGACTGATTTGATTTTAATTTTGAGCATTACCTGCGTGCTGGGTGCATTGGTATCTTATTTACCAAGCAAATTTTTGATTAGGCAGGTGGTGGAATGA
- a CDS encoding ABC transporter ATP-binding protein: MKGFSQIFKLAFAYRSHALMVIMFNFLFAIFNLLSLVLFVPFLELIFKEDSADKLETIVKPNWETREGFIEYFKDYFEYLQADFIEVHGKGGALAFICMAVLMAFFLKNLTRYGAIWYQSYLRMAVVRDLRKQLFGKAIHLPLSYYSEEKKGNLLARMTSDLNEIEVAVVYVLEMIFREPISIAIALTILFYWSAELTLFSLILMPVSAFFISRIGKSLKRTSAKGQAQMGQVLSVIEESLGGVRIIKAFNAEKTSEKRLEKENNHHQNLITRTFRKRDLASPLNEFLGASVLIAIVYYGGKIILEQHGGSTGMTGDEFIAFIIVFSQLLRPVSGIASGMAALSKGSASIDRINQVLDVTDTIKDPEKPISKNSFEHEISFQEVNFAYADEPVLKNISFTLPKGKTLALVGESGSGKSTISDLIPRFYDVQSGAVKIDGTDVRQMLKKDVRSLMSMVTQESILFNDSIRNNIAFGRPDASDEDIIAAAKVANAHEFITAFENGYNTQVGDRGNKLSGGQKQRICIARAVLTNAPIMILDEATSALDTESEKLVQAALDQLMKNRTSLVIAHRLSTIKNADHIIVLRKGEIVEQGTHAQLIAAGGYYKSLCEIQQVIDHQ; the protein is encoded by the coding sequence GTGAAAGGTTTCTCGCAAATATTTAAACTGGCTTTTGCTTATCGCAGTCATGCCCTCATGGTTATCATGTTTAATTTTCTGTTTGCCATTTTTAATCTTTTATCACTTGTATTGTTTGTTCCTTTTCTTGAATTAATTTTTAAAGAAGATAGCGCTGATAAACTTGAAACTATTGTAAAACCAAATTGGGAAACGCGTGAAGGCTTCATTGAATATTTTAAAGATTATTTTGAATACCTGCAGGCTGACTTCATTGAGGTGCACGGTAAAGGCGGCGCACTTGCATTTATTTGCATGGCAGTGCTCATGGCGTTTTTTCTAAAAAACCTCACCCGTTACGGTGCCATTTGGTATCAGTCATACCTGCGCATGGCGGTTGTGCGTGATCTCAGAAAACAACTTTTTGGCAAAGCCATTCATCTACCCTTGTCTTATTATTCTGAAGAAAAAAAAGGGAACCTGCTTGCCCGTATGACGTCTGATTTGAATGAAATTGAAGTAGCCGTGGTATATGTGCTTGAAATGATATTCAGAGAGCCTATTTCAATAGCCATTGCATTAACCATTCTCTTTTATTGGAGTGCTGAACTCACCTTGTTTTCACTTATTCTTATGCCGGTGAGTGCATTTTTTATTTCACGTATTGGCAAAAGTTTAAAACGCACATCAGCCAAAGGTCAGGCTCAAATGGGACAAGTACTTTCTGTTATTGAAGAATCGCTCGGCGGTGTGCGTATCATAAAAGCATTCAACGCTGAAAAAACATCTGAAAAAAGATTAGAAAAAGAAAATAATCATCACCAAAATTTAATTACCCGCACCTTCAGAAAAAGAGATCTTGCATCACCATTGAATGAATTTTTAGGAGCATCTGTTTTAATAGCCATTGTCTATTATGGCGGTAAAATAATTCTTGAACAACACGGTGGTTCCACCGGTATGACAGGTGATGAATTTATTGCTTTTATCATCGTATTCTCTCAACTGCTGCGCCCGGTGAGCGGTATTGCAAGTGGCATGGCAGCATTGAGCAAAGGCTCAGCAAGTATTGATAGAATCAACCAAGTGCTTGATGTAACTGACACCATAAAAGATCCTGAAAAACCAATTTCAAAAAATTCATTTGAACATGAAATTTCATTTCAAGAGGTAAATTTCGCATATGCTGATGAGCCGGTTTTAAAAAACATATCATTTACATTACCTAAGGGAAAAACGCTTGCTTTGGTGGGTGAATCAGGCAGTGGTAAGTCAACCATTTCTGATCTCATACCACGTTTTTATGATGTGCAATCAGGCGCAGTGAAAATTGACGGAACTGATGTGCGCCAGATGCTGAAAAAAGATGTGCGCTCACTCATGAGTATGGTCACCCAAGAATCTATTTTGTTCAATGATAGCATCCGCAATAATATTGCCTTCGGTCGTCCTGACGCTAGTGATGAAGATATTATTGCTGCCGCTAAAGTTGCCAATGCGCATGAATTTATCACCGCTTTTGAAAACGGGTACAACACCCAGGTTGGTGACCGCGGCAATAAATTATCAGGCGGACAAAAACAACGCATTTGTATTGCGCGCGCCGTTTTAACCAATGCACCCATCATGATTTTAGATGAGGCTACTTCAGCGCTTGATACTGAATCTGAAAAATTGGTGCAGGCAGCCCTAGATCAACTAATGAAAAATCGCACTTCACTGGTTATTGCGCATCGTCTTAGCACTATCAAAAATGCTGATCATATCATCGTTCTTCGCAAAGGTGAAATTGTAGAACAAGGTACGCATGCACAACTTATTGCAGCAGGTGGTTATTACAAATCTCTCTGTGAAATCCAACAAGTTATTGATCATCAATAA
- a CDS encoding DUF86 domain-containing protein, with amino-acid sequence MRPEILKYILNIESVIQEIESIKTTSSNDFSIFQKDIVLQRAVERDLEIIGEALRKLFSYKPSIQITFAKKIIGIRNIIAHAYDSVDCELILSIIQKDIPILSNEIKLIRKNG; translated from the coding sequence ATGCGGCCTGAAATACTGAAATATATCCTGAATATCGAATCTGTTATTCAAGAGATTGAATCAATCAAGACAACTTCATCTAATGATTTCTCTATTTTTCAAAAGGATATCGTTCTTCAACGCGCCGTTGAGAGAGATTTGGAAATAATTGGTGAAGCTTTACGAAAATTATTTTCCTATAAGCCATCTATTCAAATCACTTTTGCCAAGAAAATTATTGGTATACGAAATATCATAGCACACGCATATGATTCGGTTGATTGTGAACTCATTTTGTCAATTATTCAAAAAGACATTCCCATACTTTCAAATGAAATTAAATTAATCCGCAAGAATGGATAA
- a CDS encoding nucleotidyltransferase domain-containing protein, with amino-acid sequence MLAPFISNNLVEIISLCRKHGVKSVSLFGSAAKNSMHDSSDVDFLVEFSEEIPLIDYADNYFSLKEHLEKITGRQIDLLNVKTLKNPVLKEEIYKSKIDLYAA; translated from the coding sequence ATGTTGGCGCCTTTTATTTCAAATAATTTAGTAGAAATTATTTCACTTTGTCGAAAACATGGTGTTAAATCAGTTTCTCTTTTTGGCTCTGCCGCAAAAAATTCTATGCATGACAGTAGTGATGTCGATTTTTTAGTTGAATTTTCAGAAGAAATACCTCTAATCGACTACGCAGATAATTACTTCTCACTAAAGGAACATTTGGAAAAAATAACCGGCCGACAAATTGATCTTCTCAATGTAAAAACTCTAAAAAACCCAGTGCTGAAGGAAGAGATTTATAAGTCAAAAATTGACTTGTATGCGGCCTGA
- the rbfA gene encoding 30S ribosome-binding factor RbfA encodes MGSIRQQKFEALIQQEFSTYFREESRTVCKGAMVTATAVRVAPDLSFAKVFLSIFGVPDRKVVFDNINHHKPQIRYEMGKRLGKTLRKIPEFAFEIDDSLDYSEKIDKLLKGK; translated from the coding sequence ATGGGTTCAATTAGACAGCAGAAATTTGAGGCGCTTATTCAACAAGAATTCAGCACCTATTTCAGAGAAGAGTCACGCACGGTGTGCAAGGGTGCAATGGTTACTGCCACTGCCGTGAGAGTTGCGCCTGACTTGTCATTTGCAAAAGTTTTTTTAAGCATTTTTGGTGTGCCTGACCGAAAAGTGGTGTTTGATAATATTAACCACCACAAACCTCAAATAAGGTATGAGATGGGAAAACGCCTGGGGAAAACGCTGCGAAAAATTCCGGAATTTGCATTTGAGATAGATGACTCACTGGATTATTCAGAAAAAATAGACAAACTGTTGAAGGGAAAATGA